Proteins from a genomic interval of Methanofollis formosanus:
- a CDS encoding phosphate signaling complex PhoU family protein, which produces MEIRKVQVTGGSSYIVSLPKEWVKTSGIRKNDPVGLITQPDGTLLVTPKITPEVAQREKRFEVSAATDQTFIFRCLIGAYIAGYTTITLFARARLPPQIRIQVRQFTQMAIGQEVVDETETSITIKDLLSPAEMPFQNTIKRMGVLVRGMHRDGVEALTSGNRRLAEDVLTRDNDVDRLHWLVARQTNLVLADPNLSRKMGVSPSMVMSYFLISRIIERIGDHATRVAKNAILLLDDGATGTVTGMVREASATSQTLFDQALRSLFSQDLEAANETLKRLPDLESQARAINEEAMQFDAATATAVVALSDSIRRTGEYSGDICETVINHLIDEGA; this is translated from the coding sequence ATGGAGATCAGGAAAGTTCAGGTCACCGGCGGCTCCTCCTATATCGTCTCCCTCCCCAAGGAGTGGGTGAAGACCTCCGGGATCCGGAAAAACGACCCTGTCGGGCTGATCACCCAGCCGGACGGCACCCTCCTCGTCACCCCGAAGATCACCCCCGAGGTGGCGCAGCGGGAGAAGCGCTTCGAGGTGAGTGCGGCCACCGACCAGACGTTCATCTTCAGGTGCCTCATCGGCGCCTACATCGCGGGGTACACCACGATCACCCTCTTCGCCCGGGCCCGCCTCCCGCCGCAGATCAGGATCCAGGTGCGGCAGTTCACCCAGATGGCCATCGGCCAGGAGGTGGTGGACGAGACCGAGACCTCGATCACCATCAAAGACCTCCTCAGCCCGGCCGAGATGCCCTTCCAGAACACCATCAAGCGGATGGGCGTGCTGGTGCGCGGGATGCACCGGGACGGCGTCGAGGCGCTGACGAGCGGGAACCGGCGCCTGGCCGAGGACGTGCTGACGCGGGACAACGACGTCGACCGCCTCCACTGGCTCGTCGCCAGGCAGACCAATCTCGTACTCGCCGACCCCAACCTCTCCAGGAAGATGGGCGTGAGCCCCTCGATGGTCATGAGTTATTTCCTCATCTCGCGGATCATCGAGCGGATCGGCGACCATGCGACCCGGGTCGCGAAGAACGCGATCCTGCTCCTCGACGACGGCGCCACCGGCACGGTGACCGGGATGGTCCGCGAGGCGAGCGCCACCTCCCAGACGCTCTTCGACCAGGCGCTCAGGTCGCTCTTCAGCCAGGACCTGGAGGCCGCCAACGAGACCCTCAAACGCCTGCCTGACCTGGAGAGTCAGGCGCGGGCCATCAATGAGGAGGCGATGCAGTTCGACGCGGCGACGGCGACGGCGGTCGTCGCCCTCTCAGACAGCATCAGGCGGACCGGCGAATATTCGGGCGACATCTGCGAGACGGTCATCAACCACCTCATCGACGAAGGGGCGTGA
- a CDS encoding phosphate ABC transporter substrate-binding protein: MKTMKSTILVGCVLALLVGAALFTGCMGTGDGPTQPPEARESISVTGSTTVLPIAQLTADLFMDTHPKTEIQVSGGGSSVGIQAVGGGTADIGMASRDLKDAEKTQFPDLVSHVVALDGIALIVHPSNTVGPLTTAEVKAIYKGETVNWKGVGGPDETIVVVGRDSASGTREFFHDSVMEKEDFVATQLEKNSNGAVQQTVAQTPGAIGYVGLGYLDGSVKAVPIEVNGTPVDPSVATVTGGQYPIARSLNMFTDGEPTGVAQEYLDFILSPDGQRIVEEEGFVPVQ, encoded by the coding sequence ATGAAGACCATGAAATCCACCATCCTTGTCGGGTGCGTCCTGGCACTCCTCGTCGGCGCCGCACTCTTCACCGGGTGCATGGGCACCGGCGACGGCCCCACCCAACCGCCCGAGGCCCGGGAGAGCATCTCGGTCACCGGGTCCACCACCGTCCTTCCGATCGCCCAGTTGACCGCCGACCTCTTTATGGACACCCACCCCAAGACCGAGATCCAGGTGAGCGGGGGCGGGTCCAGCGTCGGGATCCAGGCCGTCGGCGGGGGCACCGCCGATATCGGCATGGCCTCCCGCGACCTGAAAGACGCGGAGAAGACCCAGTTCCCTGACCTCGTCTCGCACGTCGTCGCCCTCGACGGGATCGCCCTCATCGTCCACCCGTCCAACACGGTGGGCCCGCTCACCACCGCCGAGGTGAAGGCGATCTACAAGGGCGAGACCGTCAACTGGAAGGGGGTCGGCGGGCCCGACGAGACCATCGTCGTCGTCGGCAGGGACAGCGCCTCGGGCACCCGCGAGTTCTTCCACGACTCCGTGATGGAGAAGGAAGATTTCGTCGCCACCCAGCTCGAGAAGAACTCGAACGGTGCGGTCCAGCAGACCGTCGCCCAGACACCGGGCGCCATCGGCTACGTGGGCCTGGGCTACCTCGACGGCTCGGTGAAGGCCGTCCCGATCGAGGTGAACGGCACCCCGGTCGATCCGAGCGTCGCCACCGTCACCGGCGGCCAGTACCCGATCGCCCGTTCGCTCAATATGTTCACCGACGGCGAACCGACCGGTGTGGCACAGGAGTATCTCGACTTCATCCTCAGCCCGGATGGTCAGCGGATCGTGGAAGAAGAGGGTTTCGTCCCGGTGCAGTAA
- a CDS encoding acetate--CoA ligase family protein has translation MRERLNEAAGYALLEKYGIGVPAHRLARDRAEAVAAASAIGYPVVIKVVSPEIVHKSDVGGVVTGVADRIGVMAAYEQVRTAAAAVPDAHFEGVIVEEHLPPGREFLIGGTTDPAFGKVLTVGTGGTLVELLRDVSFRVLPIDEAGARAMVKEMRSYPLVKGYRGAPPLDEEALVRAVLAAARLFETEAVLEFDINPLVLYADGVAAVDARIVAGTPEVKQMPEIAPFTFPEPRTIAVVGASADPAKVGYAVMRNLLGFDGRLCPVNPHREQVLGLPTYPSVGAIRGEVDLAVVAVRASLVPGVVRECGEKGVPLAVVISAGFGETGEAGQRLEEETAAMAKKYGMRLLGPNCLGLMLPHQGINATFDPIAPQKGHLGFLSQSGAVITTVVDWSVMTETGFSAVVSVGNQADLGFADLLPAVAADPATRAAILYVEEVKDGRRFLEAARRVTATVPVIAVKSGASAKGRAAASSHTGSLAGSYEVYAAAFRQAGVLQAGSIEEAFQLGELLASEGYPQGERAYVISGAGGFAVLASDYAERHGVALQTIPDDILRELDAVLPPIWNRANPMDIVGDGGAGRYARVFDVMIEHQDAWDIAFVVTVPSAVLNPVEIAHEIVRFSRKTGKMVVPCLLGGETMRGAVRVLKKHCIPNFPEIEDAFRAVGTVLRSERRGSGARPACDRREERERFRTAPLPPPPP, from the coding sequence ATGAGAGAGAGACTCAACGAGGCCGCAGGCTATGCCCTGCTGGAGAAATACGGGATCGGCGTGCCCGCCCACCGTCTCGCCCGCGACCGTGCGGAGGCGGTGGCCGCGGCCAGCGCCATCGGCTACCCGGTGGTGATCAAGGTCGTCTCCCCCGAGATCGTGCACAAGTCCGACGTCGGCGGAGTGGTGACCGGCGTCGCCGACCGGATCGGGGTCATGGCGGCCTACGAACAGGTCCGCACCGCCGCCGCGGCCGTGCCCGACGCACACTTCGAAGGAGTGATCGTCGAGGAGCACCTCCCGCCCGGCCGGGAGTTTCTCATCGGCGGGACGACCGACCCGGCCTTCGGGAAGGTGCTCACCGTCGGGACCGGCGGCACCCTCGTCGAACTCCTCAGGGACGTCTCGTTCAGGGTGCTCCCCATCGACGAGGCCGGGGCGCGGGCGATGGTGAAGGAGATGCGGAGTTATCCTCTGGTGAAGGGCTACCGCGGCGCCCCGCCCCTCGACGAGGAGGCGCTGGTCCGCGCCGTCCTCGCGGCGGCCCGCCTCTTCGAGACCGAGGCGGTCCTCGAGTTCGACATCAACCCCCTCGTCCTGTACGCCGACGGCGTCGCGGCCGTCGACGCCCGGATCGTCGCCGGCACCCCGGAGGTTAAGCAGATGCCCGAGATTGCCCCCTTTACGTTCCCAGAGCCCCGGACCATTGCGGTCGTCGGGGCCTCCGCCGACCCGGCCAAGGTCGGGTACGCCGTCATGAGAAACCTGCTCGGCTTCGACGGCCGGCTCTGTCCGGTCAACCCGCACCGCGAGCAGGTGCTCGGCCTCCCGACCTATCCCTCGGTCGGGGCGATCAGGGGCGAGGTCGACCTCGCCGTCGTCGCGGTCAGGGCCTCGCTGGTGCCGGGCGTCGTGCGGGAATGCGGCGAGAAGGGCGTGCCCCTCGCCGTCGTCATCTCCGCGGGTTTTGGCGAGACCGGCGAGGCCGGGCAGCGGCTCGAGGAGGAGACCGCGGCCATGGCTAAAAAATACGGAATGCGCCTCCTCGGCCCCAACTGCCTCGGGCTGATGCTCCCCCACCAGGGGATCAACGCCACCTTCGACCCCATCGCCCCGCAGAAGGGCCACCTCGGGTTTCTCTCGCAGAGCGGCGCCGTGATCACCACCGTCGTCGACTGGAGCGTCATGACCGAGACCGGGTTCTCGGCGGTCGTCAGCGTCGGCAACCAGGCCGACCTCGGCTTCGCCGACCTCCTCCCGGCCGTCGCCGCCGACCCGGCGACCAGGGCGGCGATCCTCTATGTCGAGGAGGTGAAAGACGGCCGGCGGTTCCTGGAGGCGGCGCGGCGGGTGACCGCAACCGTCCCGGTCATCGCCGTCAAGTCCGGCGCCTCCGCGAAGGGCCGGGCCGCTGCCTCCTCACACACCGGGTCGCTCGCCGGATCGTACGAGGTCTACGCCGCCGCCTTCAGGCAGGCCGGGGTGCTCCAGGCAGGGTCCATCGAGGAGGCCTTCCAGCTCGGCGAACTCCTCGCCTCGGAGGGTTACCCGCAGGGCGAGCGCGCCTACGTCATCTCCGGGGCCGGGGGGTTCGCCGTCCTCGCCTCCGACTATGCCGAGCGGCACGGCGTCGCCCTCCAGACCATACCCGACGACATCCTCAGGGAACTCGACGCCGTCCTCCCGCCCATCTGGAACCGCGCCAACCCGATGGACATCGTCGGCGACGGCGGGGCCGGCCGGTACGCCCGCGTCTTCGACGTGATGATCGAGCACCAGGACGCCTGGGACATCGCCTTCGTCGTCACCGTCCCCTCGGCCGTCCTCAACCCGGTCGAGATCGCCCACGAGATCGTGCGCTTCTCCAGGAAAACCGGGAAGATGGTGGTCCCCTGCCTCCTCGGCGGGGAGACGATGCGGGGGGCGGTGCGGGTGCTCAAGAAACACTGCATCCCGAACTTCCCCGAGATCGAGGACGCCTTCAGGGCCGTCGGGACGGTGCTTCGGAGCGAGCGGCGGGGGAGCGGGGCGCGCCCTGCCTGCGACCGCCGCGAGGAGAGGGAACGGTTCAGGACCGCACCCCTGCCGCCGCCGCCCCCGTGA
- the pstA gene encoding phosphate ABC transporter permease PstA: MSETHQPRRAGLRNLKEQGVRSLWFLAASFATLTVFFILLFLLNNALPLFATVSPLEFLTGGTWNPTGAVPAYGIWPLVVGTLLVTLGAMVIAVPLGIGSAVCLAELAPPQVKAVAKPAIELLAGIPSVVYGFFGLIVLTDWLRIAFDVPSGESWLAGSILLGVMALPTIISVSEDALHSVPSSYREGSLALGATRWETISRVLVPAALSGITAAVILGMGRAIGETMAVIMVTGNAAIIPDPITNLLSPIRTLTGTLGIEMGEVAVGSTHYYALFGVAVVLLFITLAVNLVALRIMKTIRAGEGTAKKRRGLSLRPVRETIGRLAALLPRPLSRKSVQHLTFALLWAAVGVVIAVLAVILGYIIVNGLPAISWEFLTQPPRDLGRAGGIFPAIVGTLYLVGGAILFALPIGIGAAVYLSEYTRGGRVTAAIRTGIDLLNGTPSIVFGLFGFAFLVIYLNFGVSLIAGMITLGLMVLPTIIRTTEEALRSVPASVREGSLALGATRWQTISRVVLPPAVPGILTGTILSVGRAAGETAPILFTAAVFSTRFLPSSLDEPVMALPYHLYILATTVPGAKEQQYGTALVLLVLVVGIYAAAIALRYRSEKKIHW, encoded by the coding sequence ATGTCAGAGACCCACCAACCGCGGAGGGCCGGGCTGAGGAACCTCAAAGAGCAGGGCGTTCGGTCGCTCTGGTTCCTTGCCGCGTCCTTCGCCACCCTCACCGTCTTCTTCATCCTCCTCTTCCTGCTCAACAACGCCCTCCCCCTCTTCGCCACCGTCAGCCCGCTCGAGTTTCTCACCGGCGGCACCTGGAACCCGACCGGCGCCGTCCCGGCCTACGGGATCTGGCCCCTCGTCGTCGGCACCCTTCTCGTCACCCTGGGGGCGATGGTCATCGCCGTCCCCCTCGGCATCGGGAGCGCCGTCTGCCTTGCCGAACTCGCCCCGCCGCAGGTGAAGGCCGTGGCAAAACCTGCCATCGAACTGCTTGCCGGTATCCCCTCGGTCGTCTACGGGTTCTTCGGCCTCATCGTCCTCACCGACTGGCTCAGGATCGCCTTCGACGTCCCTTCGGGCGAGAGCTGGCTGGCCGGTTCCATCCTCCTCGGCGTCATGGCCCTCCCGACGATCATCTCGGTCTCCGAGGACGCTCTCCACAGCGTCCCGTCGTCGTACCGGGAAGGGAGCCTCGCCCTCGGCGCCACCAGGTGGGAGACGATCAGCCGGGTGCTCGTCCCCGCGGCCCTCTCCGGGATCACCGCCGCGGTCATCCTCGGGATGGGCCGGGCCATCGGCGAGACGATGGCGGTGATCATGGTCACCGGCAACGCGGCGATCATCCCCGACCCGATCACCAACCTCCTCTCCCCGATCCGCACGCTCACCGGCACCCTCGGGATCGAGATGGGCGAGGTGGCCGTCGGGAGCACCCATTACTACGCCCTCTTCGGCGTGGCGGTGGTCCTCCTCTTCATCACCCTCGCGGTCAACCTCGTCGCCCTCCGGATCATGAAGACGATCCGGGCCGGGGAAGGGACGGCGAAGAAGCGCCGGGGTCTGAGCCTCCGTCCGGTCCGCGAAACGATCGGTCGGCTCGCCGCCCTCTTACCCCGCCCCCTCTCCAGAAAGAGCGTGCAGCACCTCACCTTCGCCCTCCTCTGGGCGGCGGTCGGGGTGGTGATCGCCGTCCTCGCCGTCATCCTGGGCTACATCATCGTCAACGGCCTCCCGGCCATCAGCTGGGAGTTCCTCACCCAGCCGCCCCGCGACCTCGGGCGGGCCGGCGGGATCTTCCCGGCGATCGTCGGCACCCTGTACCTCGTCGGCGGGGCGATCCTCTTCGCCCTCCCGATCGGGATCGGGGCCGCGGTCTATCTTTCAGAGTACACCCGCGGCGGCCGGGTGACCGCGGCGATCAGGACCGGGATCGACCTCCTCAACGGCACGCCCTCCATCGTCTTCGGGCTCTTCGGGTTTGCCTTCCTGGTGATCTATCTCAACTTCGGGGTCTCGCTCATCGCCGGGATGATCACCCTCGGGTTGATGGTCCTCCCGACGATCATCAGGACGACCGAGGAGGCGCTGCGGAGCGTGCCGGCCTCGGTGCGGGAAGGCAGCCTCGCCCTCGGCGCCACCAGGTGGCAGACGATCAGTCGGGTGGTCCTGCCCCCGGCCGTGCCGGGCATCCTTACCGGCACCATCCTCTCCGTCGGCCGGGCCGCGGGGGAGACTGCGCCCATCCTCTTCACGGCGGCGGTCTTCTCCACGCGTTTTCTCCCCTCCTCGCTCGACGAACCCGTGATGGCCCTGCCCTATCATCTCTACATCCTGGCGACCACCGTGCCGGGCGCAAAAGAACAGCAGTACGGGACGGCCCTCGTCCTCCTGGTCCTGGTCGTCGGGATATACGCCGCGGCCATCGCCCTCAGGTACCGTTCAGAGAAGAAGATCCACTGGTGA
- the phoU gene encoding phosphate signaling complex protein PhoU: protein MSDKFHEELDTLRDEFLEYGHFARGMLVDAFEALKNGDEDLAGLVLARKDELARRSDDFDERLLTLIALYQPMAQDLRAIICTIRMNASLYRIGRYGKDIALLVPPFAGAGHHLGRMLNLPHMAGIVVSMVDDVLKAYETRDVSPIEDLSARDDCVDDLRYSVFREALTYMMEDPRNIERGMDYVMVARYLERCGDHCCSMGEKVHFMLTGERIEIK from the coding sequence ATGAGCGACAAGTTTCATGAAGAACTGGACACTCTCAGAGATGAGTTTCTTGAATACGGACATTTTGCACGCGGAATGCTCGTCGACGCCTTCGAGGCCCTGAAGAACGGCGACGAGGACCTGGCCGGGTTGGTGCTGGCGCGGAAAGACGAACTCGCACGCCGGTCCGATGATTTCGACGAGCGGCTGCTCACCCTCATCGCCCTGTACCAGCCAATGGCTCAGGACCTGCGGGCGATCATCTGCACCATCAGGATGAACGCTTCGCTGTACCGCATCGGGCGCTACGGCAAGGACATCGCCCTGCTGGTCCCCCCTTTCGCCGGCGCCGGCCACCACCTGGGACGGATGCTGAACCTCCCCCACATGGCGGGAATCGTCGTCTCGATGGTCGACGACGTCCTGAAGGCGTACGAGACGAGGGACGTCTCGCCGATCGAAGATCTCTCGGCCCGCGACGACTGTGTCGACGACCTCCGCTACTCGGTCTTCCGCGAGGCGCTCACCTATATGATGGAGGATCCGCGCAACATCGAGCGCGGGATGGACTATGTGATGGTGGCCCGTTACCTCGAACGGTGCGGCGATCATTGCTGTTCGATGGGCGAGAAGGTCCATTTCATGCTGACCGGCGAGCGGATCGAGATCAAGTGA
- a CDS encoding serine hydrolase, translated as MPKKIPLIMILIAAALILAAGCTQPTSEIRSAGKLDGFDAFVTRTMTEYEVPGAVVGIVENDSVVYLKGFGVREIGKPGAVDPDTRFQIASVTKYITAQAIGTLVDEGKLDWDTPVVTYMPDFAFKEPYVTGHATLRDLLAHRTGLKEYDGDMLGRLGYSNREMLERMRYLDLPYGLREKYAYSNAGYFIAGEVAAGTDNRSWENLTDARILRPLDMTRSGAHPETLYLDDNHVVAHGGSEGNVTVIPLEEAALPAGGQVVSTGRDMTQVLRMMLNNGSIDGKQVLSKQTVAEIHTASLVAGRAGPLGDPDGAVCLGCDAYHFLGERVIEKNGALEGVRSIVILVPERKVGLVVIANKQLTVFPEAVRDEFLERYIDRSGVDLQAREKLNQKGWYSLLMSMEVPTDAQPAGIPASAVAGTYTSDLYGTMILTAGPDADTMTVLLGPAEYPGTLEHQTGDTWYLSWPNPDDAVGYLTFAAKPSGTVTGFSSDDYGPFARA; from the coding sequence ATGCCCAAAAAGATCCCCCTGATCATGATCCTTATCGCCGCCGCCCTGATCCTTGCTGCGGGATGCACCCAGCCGACATCGGAGATCCGGTCCGCCGGGAAACTCGACGGCTTTGATGCGTTTGTCACCCGGACGATGACTGAATACGAAGTTCCGGGCGCCGTTGTCGGTATTGTCGAGAACGATTCGGTCGTGTACTTGAAAGGGTTCGGCGTCCGTGAAATTGGGAAACCCGGAGCTGTGGACCCTGACACCAGGTTCCAGATCGCATCGGTCACCAAGTACATCACCGCACAGGCAATCGGCACGCTCGTTGACGAAGGAAAACTCGATTGGGACACGCCGGTCGTCACGTACATGCCGGACTTTGCGTTCAAAGAGCCTTATGTCACCGGGCACGCAACGCTCCGGGACCTGCTTGCCCACCGGACCGGCTTAAAAGAATACGACGGCGATATGCTGGGCCGGCTCGGGTACTCGAACCGCGAGATGCTCGAACGGATGCGATACCTCGACCTGCCGTACGGGCTCCGGGAAAAATACGCGTACTCGAATGCCGGATATTTCATTGCCGGGGAAGTCGCGGCAGGCACGGACAACCGGAGCTGGGAGAACCTGACCGACGCCCGGATACTCCGGCCGCTCGACATGACCCGCTCGGGAGCCCATCCCGAGACCCTGTACCTCGACGACAACCATGTCGTTGCCCATGGCGGCAGTGAGGGAAATGTCACCGTCATCCCGCTCGAAGAGGCAGCGCTTCCGGCCGGCGGCCAGGTGGTCTCCACCGGCCGCGACATGACGCAGGTTCTGCGGATGATGCTCAACAACGGTTCGATCGACGGGAAGCAGGTTCTTTCGAAACAGACCGTGGCGGAGATCCATACGGCGAGCCTGGTCGCAGGACGTGCCGGCCCGCTGGGAGATCCCGACGGTGCGGTCTGCCTCGGCTGTGACGCCTATCATTTCCTGGGCGAGCGGGTCATCGAGAAGAACGGGGCGCTTGAAGGGGTCAGGTCAATCGTGATCCTCGTCCCGGAGAGGAAAGTCGGCCTCGTGGTGATCGCAAACAAGCAGTTGACGGTATTTCCCGAGGCCGTAAGAGACGAATTCCTCGAACGCTACATCGACAGAAGCGGAGTCGACTTGCAGGCACGGGAAAAACTCAACCAGAAAGGATGGTATTCCCTTTTAATGAGCATGGAGGTGCCGACCGATGCACAGCCCGCAGGGATCCCGGCGTCCGCGGTTGCGGGAACGTACACCAGCGACCTGTACGGCACGATGATTCTTACCGCGGGACCGGACGCCGACACCATGACCGTCCTGCTTGGTCCGGCAGAATACCCTGGCACCCTGGAACACCAGACCGGCGATACCTGGTACCTCTCGTGGCCGAACCCCGACGATGCAGTCGGCTATCTCACCTTTGCCGCAAAACCGTCGGGAACAGTCACCGGCTTTTCATCGGATGACTACGGACCGTTTGCCCGGGCATGA
- a CDS encoding EF-Tu/IF-2/RF-3 family GTPase has product MANLTVAVLGPAGYAKDLGKKGTSTDITFYNLKKGADTITFIEPTRYPDRLAPLFYAASMADAAVIVVDQLDAVFGECLLMLRAAGVPRGFLVLRNYIAPEQVAPLLKGLGLEGYECVEDDLIVLRERLLDEASRAHADAETKETCIVPIDHFFNVRGIGTVILGTVADGTLRKHDDLRVFPTEKTALVRSIQKHDDNFDEATVGDRVGLALKNVDEEDLDRGYVLSNDPTLRYETTVTGTLDLVPVWKTPVTEGMVLHLGHWVQFLPSRVVAVEGSRVTVELEKELVFKDGSKAVVTYLEGGSLRVAGTITLE; this is encoded by the coding sequence ATGGCAAACCTCACGGTTGCGGTGCTGGGCCCCGCCGGGTATGCGAAGGACCTGGGCAAGAAAGGGACGAGCACCGACATCACCTTCTACAACCTCAAGAAGGGCGCCGATACGATCACCTTCATCGAGCCGACCCGCTATCCCGACCGTCTCGCCCCGCTCTTTTATGCGGCGTCGATGGCCGACGCGGCGGTCATCGTGGTGGACCAGCTCGACGCTGTCTTTGGCGAGTGTCTGCTGATGCTCCGGGCGGCCGGGGTGCCCCGCGGCTTCCTGGTGCTGCGCAACTACATCGCCCCCGAGCAGGTGGCCCCGCTCCTGAAGGGCCTGGGCCTCGAGGGCTACGAGTGCGTGGAGGACGACCTCATCGTGCTCAGGGAGCGGCTCCTCGACGAAGCCTCCCGCGCCCATGCCGACGCCGAGACGAAGGAGACCTGCATCGTGCCCATCGACCACTTCTTCAATGTCCGCGGGATCGGGACCGTGATCCTGGGCACCGTCGCCGACGGTACGCTCAGGAAGCACGACGACCTCAGGGTCTTCCCGACCGAGAAGACGGCACTCGTCCGCTCCATCCAGAAGCACGACGACAACTTCGACGAGGCGACGGTGGGCGACCGCGTCGGCCTCGCGCTCAAGAACGTCGACGAGGAGGACCTCGACCGCGGCTACGTCCTCTCCAACGACCCCACGCTCAGGTACGAGACCACCGTCACCGGCACCCTGGACCTCGTCCCGGTCTGGAAGACTCCTGTTACTGAGGGGATGGTCCTCCATCTGGGGCACTGGGTACAGTTCCTGCCGTCGCGGGTCGTTGCCGTGGAGGGCAGCCGCGTCACCGTCGAACTGGAGAAGGAACTGGTCTTTAAGGACGGTTCGAAGGCGGTTGTGACGTATCTCGAGGGTGGGAGTCTGCGGGTGGCCGGGACGATCACTCTGGAGTAA
- the pstB gene encoding phosphate ABC transporter ATP-binding protein PstB yields MTENDTIITARHLDLYYGEHHALKDIEVGFARHRVTALIGPSGCGKSTLLRCLNRMNDLVENVRIEGEVRFDGTDIYAPEVDVVEIRKRIGMVFQRPNPFPKSIYENVAYGPRVHGVRNRSALDAVVEKSLRDAAIWDEVKDRLDAPAFSLSGGQQQRLCIARTLAVEPEVVLMDEPCSALDPIATAKIEGLIEALKTRYTVIIVTHNMQQAARVSDSTGFMYLGELVEFGETPQVFEAPREELTERYITGRFG; encoded by the coding sequence ATGACAGAGAACGACACAATCATCACCGCCCGCCACCTCGACCTCTACTACGGGGAGCACCACGCCCTCAAGGACATCGAGGTCGGGTTTGCACGGCACCGGGTCACCGCCCTCATCGGCCCTTCGGGATGCGGGAAGTCCACCCTGCTCCGCTGTCTCAACCGGATGAACGACCTGGTCGAGAATGTCAGGATCGAGGGGGAGGTGCGCTTCGACGGCACCGACATCTACGCCCCTGAGGTCGACGTGGTCGAGATCAGGAAACGGATCGGGATGGTCTTCCAGCGGCCCAACCCTTTCCCCAAGTCCATCTACGAGAACGTCGCCTACGGCCCCCGCGTCCACGGGGTGCGGAACCGTTCGGCCCTCGACGCCGTCGTCGAGAAGAGTCTGCGGGACGCCGCGATCTGGGACGAGGTGAAGGACCGCCTCGACGCCCCGGCCTTCAGTCTCTCGGGCGGGCAGCAGCAGCGGCTCTGCATCGCGCGGACCCTGGCCGTCGAGCCCGAGGTGGTGCTGATGGACGAGCCCTGTTCGGCCCTCGACCCGATCGCCACCGCGAAGATCGAGGGACTGATCGAAGCACTGAAGACCCGCTACACGGTGATCATCGTCACGCACAACATGCAGCAGGCGGCACGGGTCAGCGACTCCACCGGGTTCATGTACCTCGGCGAACTCGTCGAGTTCGGGGAGACCCCGCAGGTCTTCGAGGCGCCGCGGGAGGAGTTGACCGAACGCTACATCACCGGCAGGTTCGGGTAG
- a CDS encoding TIGR00341 family protein: MKKVLINARKEDYENLASILEEHHHVVLRQDPVYEVKVFLPDTDLDAFIDEVRETIDLRYKENLIEVSSPEFVISPYLKRAEEKAEKTEKTPIEKLVETTRPYLRLSPGTLAMTSIAGLIALTGLFLNNAAVIIGAMLLSPILGPIYAFAISVAVGRGEDGLRSLSVLAALLLSVFVLSALTTAGLHLLVPLAVTPEILSRTVVSPIYILMAVLLGFAAVLALDRGMSDLIAGVAIAAALLPPTVVAGIATVLLTDRVLQAGVLVLENVVGMLAGALIATLVLGIGAREYYEQVAARKAMVRTALAVALLLAILFGLSLTLT; this comes from the coding sequence ATGAAAAAAGTCCTGATCAACGCACGCAAAGAGGACTACGAAAACCTCGCCTCCATCCTCGAGGAGCACCACCACGTCGTCCTCAGGCAGGACCCGGTCTACGAGGTGAAGGTCTTTCTGCCCGACACCGACCTCGACGCCTTCATCGATGAGGTGCGGGAGACGATCGACCTGCGGTACAAAGAGAATCTTATAGAGGTCTCCTCGCCCGAGTTCGTTATCTCGCCGTACCTCAAGCGGGCAGAAGAGAAGGCGGAGAAGACCGAGAAGACCCCCATCGAAAAACTCGTCGAGACGACGAGACCGTACCTCCGCCTCAGCCCGGGCACCCTGGCCATGACCTCCATCGCCGGACTCATCGCCCTCACCGGGCTCTTTCTCAACAACGCCGCCGTGATCATCGGGGCCATGCTCCTCTCCCCGATCCTCGGGCCCATCTACGCCTTCGCGATCAGCGTCGCCGTCGGCCGCGGGGAAGACGGCCTGCGGAGCCTCTCGGTCCTTGCCGCCCTCCTCCTTTCGGTCTTCGTCCTCTCGGCCCTCACCACCGCAGGCCTCCACCTCCTCGTCCCGCTCGCCGTCACCCCAGAGATCCTCTCGCGCACCGTCGTCAGCCCGATCTACATACTCATGGCAGTCCTGCTTGGGTTCGCGGCGGTGCTCGCCCTCGACCGCGGGATGTCGGACCTCATCGCCGGCGTCGCGATCGCCGCCGCCCTCCTCCCGCCGACCGTCGTGGCCGGGATCGCCACTGTCCTCCTCACCGACCGCGTCCTCCAGGCAGGCGTGCTCGTCCTGGAAAACGTCGTCGGGATGCTTGCCGGAGCGCTCATCGCCACCCTCGTGCTGGGAATCGGCGCCCGCGAGTACTACGAGCAGGTCGCCGCGAGGAAAGCGATGGTAAGGACCGCCCTCGCCGTGGCCCTCCTCCTCGCCATCCTCTTCGGACTCAGCCTGACCCTCACTTGA